gcagtaattttaaccaatgggattACCAACAATTATGCTTGTTCGAGCAAACGACCATTACATCATATTGCCGTCTTTTATGacctgctacatatatatatatatatatatatatatatatatatatatatatatatatatatgataattgttTTTCTGTCATGTTGTATATAAAGGCAATttaacatcaatttgaaagagTACTTAATACTTTTAAGTAGGAcaaagtgactttgaagtttcagtttGCCTGCTGCCATCGATACAGATAAAGAGACATTTAATAAAGTGAAACCAACAAAATGCAGTGCTAGCTTTTTTACTGAATAATTTTATAGAGAGTGCGTAAGCCACTGAATACCTGGGGTCAGTTCCCTTATAACTTGATGTACGCTGGAGTTATGTTAGTCCTGAAAAGCCATCTCCATCACCTGTGTTGTCCAAAGTTGTATTTTTGTGTCACCTTCTCCTCTGATGCATGATGTAAACTGTTGATGGTGTTGCCATACTAGAAATGTGCAACTAGTGAGTCTGCTAATCCATGTCAAGCCGTGGAGTCAATggattctgtttatttttcagacTGAAGAAGATTTTGATGCTACGGAATTTTGTCTGCAGTATGCGTCTGGTGTGATCAAGTCAAATGAGGATACGTGTGTCCCATTCCATAATGCCTATTTGGGTGGCAATTCGCTATGTTTAGTGAAACACTTACAAACGAACCACCCTTATTCTTTTCGAACACGATGCCGCGCGGATCCCGACACAGCCTGGAGTGTGTGGAGTGTGCCAACTGTAGCTTGCACAACTTTGCCTCACTACGGTCAGTTATCTCCCCTTATCCACATCTTTTCTTACCACTTAGAAGCAGTCTATATATCGTTGTACTTGCGACCTTTGCATGAGATCAGTTAAATATTcagacatacaatatatatatatatatatatatatatatatatatatatatatcgttgctattatgtaaaaCTGGAGTATGTCCAAATGCgtttttctcattatttaattttgcttgcaatagcctgTTCTTTTTGtgaaactatcgtatctccagctgcttcagatgccaagatatcaaaaattgtcaaagtgtagtaaaACGGTTTTGCTGTGGAACGGTGAAACTATTTTGtcgttttctgaaaaaagcaacgttttggacttacgacattTTTGCAttatagcaacgatatatatatacacgcatatatatatatatatatatatatattaagtatgtatgttttcatcACCCATACTCTATGAACCAATATCGGTGTCTGTACATAGTTACTCAACTCCTGAaaatagctaaatctccctgaatCAACACTGTTGtttggataatgttgtccaagGTAGACTTTTCCAGTAGAAAATATGgtatggccatggttggaatgtcttttcaTCATAAGCCTGTCTACGATAGTTGTTTGTTGCTTGTAGTGTTGCTTTGGTCACTTGTCCTAACTCCAAATTGGTCATTCACTTCATGCTATCCAATAGACATGTCAAATAAGAGAGTCcttgtctgaaaaaaaaagaaacaggtaaGAGTTAATGACTGGAAAAGCACCTAGCTGCAAAATAATGCTTCAATATCATATTTGTCTAAcctatgcaggcatggaaaaagtGATGTAAAAACCAATGAAATgagatttattcaaattttacaaaTAATGCTGGGCTCTTTTAGTTCTCTTACATGGATGTTGTTTTGAGATGATCCATCAAGTATTTATTATAGAATTTTACAGATGATCATTCGCAGcaattatatttctgtgtatttctttAGAGTGGAATGCTGACAATCCTGCTTATATGACGAGTAATGAAAACCAGACGGCCACAAAATGTTGTGATGGAGAATCTGTAGTGCTTTATTCTTGTGGATGCTTGTATACTGCTTGTCAATCGATTACGTTCCGAGTGTTGGCGGCTGGGGATTCCTGTCCTGGTGATGGAGTTGGTTTGTCTATCAATAAATCGTTTTGTAATACGTTAAGAAGACCTGGTGCTGCTTATGTTACAGTGGATGGTAAGTTCTTGATAGTTGTTTAGTCAACCTATAATCACAaacgttccaactgtgaccatcatgtcttttcttcccagacatagtgtatcaaagattacattatacaatatattcttgcCTTTATAAGACAGTATATGTTgaggatatttgactgctatttctattaaGATGGTCAGCCACAGACAGGATCCGTTGGTTTATCAGATTTACCGTTCTAATTAAGGAATGGAATAACATCATTTCAATACACTTCAGTATCACTATCACCATGGAAACAATAAAGGAGTCTTTTGTTGGACATtgatctagaaatagcagccaaatctcttgtaTACCACATCCTGCAGtttggaaaaaagaagaaaaggaaaatcacattggataatgtagtcccagatgcACTAGGCttgaaaaaagatggaatggtcatggctgaaatgacTTAGCTCATAGATtggcttgatcagggctgacctggggttgaaCACCATTACTGtcttcagtatcatcatcatcatcatcatcatcacaatgttattttaatgtcaataatttaataattgtttttttcttagaTTTTAGTCTAAACTGGCAGAAAATTGTCAGGTTAAGATGTGAGGCTCATTTAACAGTTTCAAGATAACGTTTAACAGTGTCAATCTGTGAACAGAGTAAAGATGGTGTTAACAGAGATGTCAGTTAACTGTAAAGATGTTCATTTAACAGTGTAAACAATGTCAGTGAAGAGTCTTAGAGGTAAATGAATGTTGTAAATGGGAAAATGCTCAACTGAGTGGAATGAAGTcactgttgttgtaattattattattattcaaatagtGAATAGATTTAGGTTAAGCGTTAAGTTCTGAGTTAAGAACCTGTCAAAATGAACTTTGCATTCCATCCTTGTGttgtcattaaaaacaaaataccagtctTGTACTGGGGTTGCTACTCTATCGTCTTCTACTACAGTTgcagggtgaccaaagccttggcggtggatttggaagatgaaaCATGAAAGATGCCTTAGCATTCCTCTGCATCACTATCTCCGTATCAACTCACATGGATTTCTCTTGTAGCCACgcttttctgaatattttcagtttttgattCGCTATAAATCttcttatacatacttacatgtgtatatgtatcatcatcatcgtttaacatccgctttccatgctagcatgggttggacgatttgactgaggactggtgaaaccggatggcagcaccaggctccaatctaatttggcagagtttctacagctggatgcccttcctaacgccaaccactcagagagtgtagtgggggcttttacgtgtcacctgcacgaaggccagtcaggtggtactggcaacggccacgctcaaaatggtgtattttatgtgccatgtgtatattttatatatcaagcccAAGTGTGTCTATCTGCATCacaatctctgtgtgtgtgtgtttgtcttgacACTTGTGtggtaattgtaaatgagtgtcactgtcatacgtGCAGTGTTGTGCATTTCCTACTAAAACATGTTGTCTTGCCAAGGAAGAAAGTATGACCTTGCTGGGAAAGTGGTGAAGGttgatgataggaagggcatccatccagtcatagaaattctGCCCCAACAAATCCCATTCAACCCTTGCAAATAtgtaaaagtggatgttaaaacaaagaaGACAAGGATGAATCCTTTTCAGAATATGTTTCCTTCTacttaaattagaaatcattcaTAAAATAACGAGTGGCACAATGGTTTggtttaatatttcttcatagaactgaaagaaaatatattttcccatatttaattaacaaaaacTGTTTTATAACTTTGCTTTTGGTGAATATATCTACAATTTTGAAACcaagtttgatttttctttcttttgtaggtGAGGTGTACGTAGATGGACAAGAGATGAAAAATAAGCTTCCTTATTGGGGTAAGAGTTCCTCAGTGACCTTTGACACTGAGGTCCTGTCTAATGGGAAAGTCCGTGTAACCATTCAAGTGGAAGAGAAAGAAGTCACTTTCGACTGGAATGTTCCTCTCACTGAACCCTACCTACAGACCCTCAATGAACTGGACGAGGACTATTCTCGACCCAGAGACAAATTTTATTTTGCCATGGATTTTGCAAATAGAGATTGGATGGTTTGTGTAGAATAACCTCTGCACCACAGTTCTGTGGCTAGCTTTGCAGTGTCTCTTTGCACTTattatcagacacacacacacacacacacacacacacacacacacacacacacacacacacacacacacacacacacacacacacacacacacacacaccacaataaTATTTAGAAGCAGGACATGGCAATAGGATAAGTGAAAATTTAAGGTAAGCTTTCAGACCTGTGCACTTTAAGTAAACCTCTTTAGCTACAATATGACACTGAGTTTGCCCCTACAACTTAACGCCATGCAGTATTGCTCCCACAACAGAAATTACTGCACGACACAATACTCACCTTTAGCTCTTCAAAGACAAATGTCTTGCATTATTCCAGACTCTTCTTCATAGACTAATTGACCAGTTTTTTCCATTCTACTTTGTCATCCAGGAATCTATTATACGAGAAGtagtcttacatacatataagtacatgcatatatatatacacacacacacattatatatatatgtatatatatataaatacacacattgctGGATTTCATTTCTTGTGCAATTTCTAGTTTTTATTAACTCAGTATGAGAGAAGTAGAACTAAAGGTTGATACCTGAGGTTCATTTCTAACCAGCTCCAGTCTCTTGTATTTTTCAAGGTCATTTCAATTAtacagctgttgctgctgctacttcacGATGTTCCAgtgttgtgtacacacacacacacatacatgcataatatatatatctgatatatatatatatatatatatatatatatatatatgtatgtatgtatgtatatatcagttcaGCATTATTTGCTTCATTCACAACAATGGAAGTAACAAAGATTTTATGGATGCTTGCCAACCATTTCTTCTAATTTAAAAGcaagaattttcttttataaattcctTCTCAGCTCAATTCTCCTGAGCATTTGTTGTGAACTTAGacgatattttattattttcttcttgagCTTTGTAACTTTTTACATTTCCTGCTTGATTACCATTTTCACAGAACAGGTTTTGTGATAACTCAAGACATGGTGCCAAGTGGATGCACTTTGGTCTTTCTACTCACAGATTTGTGTCCTATCACTGTTTAAAGTGGTCTGGACCTTGAGAACATGGAGGGTGAAACTGAATGGTCATCCATCAACTAACTGAAAGTTTGTATTATGTCAGTGGTCACCTAGACTTGAGTCTCGAATGGCTCAGTCCACCTGGCTGTTAGAAGGTAATCCTAGCTTGGAAATAACTTGCTGCTGGAAGCAGCATTATCATCAAAGTGTCATTAACTTGCTGTGCCAAGTTCTAAGCTAGGTGAGGTTTATCTTGATCAGTTTAATATTGAACTGGAGGAAGTTTAATCCAGAGCTGGTCCATCCTGATTGATTTAGTGTAAATAATGCTGGTCAACCATGGATGGATTGTCTTAATTGAAAAGCCTCAGTCAAATGGAAACAGGAATCCGCAAGAATCTGTCAAGTCATAATTAGGTACCAAGGaaaagatgcaggcatggcttgAATGGTCAAGAAGTGAACTTCACAACCATGAGGTggtgggttcaatcccattgtatgCTGCTTCAGGTCTTTCACCCAGGATTTCATATTGAGAATTGGTAGACAGTAATTCAATGGGGTAGCTTTATCACATTGTGTCACTGATTCTGTCTGTCTGAAGATAACATTGAGTCCACTGGTCTGAGGAATACTCAGCTACCTACACGTTAATTCAAGAGCAGGTAATTCAGCCAGCCAAATAGCTGGACAGTTCCTTGTGACTGATGGAAGATGTCTCCTTTAACTGAACTCATGAAGATTTAATGGTTTGTTAGTGCAGCAGTACTTGGAATAATTATCTTGCATTCCTGTTTTGGGTAACATCCCATCTTTTGACAACGAGGCTGATCAGTCTAAAACCGTGGCACTAAGcccacatatatttgtattaaatctaTGTGCTGAGCTTctaaccatgtgattggaagtTCAAATCTTTGTATAGCCATTAGGTTATACAGTTGAGCATGAAGCATATTTCTGCTGTCTCTGGCTGGCCATTTGTCTCTAGTTTATCTCCAGATTAACTCTAGATTACATATCTGTAGATTAGCTGAATGTCATGAGACAGATTCCACTCCACCTCCATGGTTGAGTGGTTATAGGAGGAAGAACAGCCAGCGTGATTGTTCCCACAAATCATTTCAAGCATGAATGCATGCGGAAATGAAACTCAAATGGCAGACAGGAATGTAATGTCTGTCTGGTTGATGGAAATTAACTTAAAGTGTTTAATTAGCAGACAATAATTTGTGCTTTGGTGAAGCAGACAGGGATAAAGGCCAAACAATGTAAGAGACTTTGttctttaattatataaatgattaattaattgagCAGATTTGACTCTGCACTTTGTGTGATTGCTGCCACTGTTCATCATCTCATTGGTTGCAGCAATGTTGCCTGGTACagcaacctcctcctcctcatcatcatcatcagcaacatcaacaatgtcAGTAGTATTAATCATATCaggttttaattaatttcaatttttgccGTTAACTGTTTTGGGTgccattttttaaattgtttttcttttctttttattattgtttcatttatttggttatttattattattattattattattattattattaatgctccCTAGTACCTTAAAAAGGATGATTTCAGTtaacttttgaatttttatttttaatgaaataaaatgaaaaatcaaattaaaaaaatttttgctgACAAATTTTCTCAAGTGTTTGTGTTACGGTTTTTAATTGAATTCTTCAtcttttacaaatttcatttCCATGAAAACATAACATTGACAGCAGCGAGCTGACCGAATTGTTagcgtgccaggcaaaatgcttagagacctttcatctgtctttacatcctctgttgtatatgtatatacaagtatgtaactgtgtgtgtcaCAATGTGTAGGAaactaatatgaaaaaaaaatgcggggagaggacttcggaaaattcagaAGCTCCAAACTTTTCCCTCGTAACTttttaggaaaatgggttttttgcaatgaaattttatagaaatacctttcaaacggcatacattacgattataaagaaatttgtgtggaaaatcttttccaagggggtggggagaggacttcggaaaattcccaaaatccgagtttttccctcataacttttaggaaaatgggtttcttttttcaatgaaattctaTATAAATACCTTTGAAACGGCATACATTACAATTATGaagtaatttgtggggaaaatcttgaggtggggagaggacttttgGAAAATTCATAAAATCCGAATTTTTCCTCGTTATATTCCGAAATCAGATTCAACTTTCTACAGATACTCTAGcggtaatactactactacactacgtagtgtttatttctactcactttcaataatttttaatgttttggcttcaattttgtttcattttcaattatttttatgcattttttaacCCTTCGTCGTTATTCTCATTCACTcattattactttctctcactctctatctctctatataca
This genomic interval from Octopus bimaculoides isolate UCB-OBI-ISO-001 chromosome 4, ASM119413v2, whole genome shotgun sequence contains the following:
- the LOC106869031 gene encoding cytokine receptor-like factor 3 isoform X1 produces the protein MRFLLTVEENTIMSLELQQNVEEIIDFAKQQQTELHGLLVALQEAKDQITSSGAKSRNQLNKHFESLKTELNAALDNRLSELLCQVDKIEQTSLPPLDECKDLINQGISKVNRIIEEGKLILDSSSVDGEKVSTFRKNSDSLNLNSVPAIPSLSEVACISVDTAGSNKDKLLEYASKEMKVISKAPVQIADVVERPGALLVKWSETEEDFDATEFCLQYASGVIKSNEDTCVPFHNAYLGGNSLCLVKHLQTNHPYSFRTRCRADPDTAWSVWSVPTVACTTLPHYEWNADNPAYMTSNENQTATKCCDGESVVLYSCGCLYTACQSITFRVLAAGDSCPGDGVGLSINKSFCNTLRRPGAAYVTVDGEVYVDGQEMKNKLPYWGKSSSVTFDTEVLSNGKVRVTIQVEEKEVTFDWNVPLTEPYLQTLNELDEDYSRPRDKFYFAMDFANRDWMVCVE
- the LOC106869031 gene encoding cytokine receptor-like factor 3 isoform X2 is translated as MSLELQQNVEEIIDFAKQQQTELHGLLVALQEAKDQITSSGAKSRNQLNKHFESLKTELNAALDNRLSELLCQVDKIEQTSLPPLDECKDLINQGISKVNRIIEEGKLILDSSSVDGEKVSTFRKNSDSLNLNSVPAIPSLSEVACISVDTAGSNKDKLLEYASKEMKVISKAPVQIADVVERPGALLVKWSETEEDFDATEFCLQYASGVIKSNEDTCVPFHNAYLGGNSLCLVKHLQTNHPYSFRTRCRADPDTAWSVWSVPTVACTTLPHYEWNADNPAYMTSNENQTATKCCDGESVVLYSCGCLYTACQSITFRVLAAGDSCPGDGVGLSINKSFCNTLRRPGAAYVTVDGEVYVDGQEMKNKLPYWGKSSSVTFDTEVLSNGKVRVTIQVEEKEVTFDWNVPLTEPYLQTLNELDEDYSRPRDKFYFAMDFANRDWMVCVE